In Mastigocladopsis repens PCC 10914, a single window of DNA contains:
- a CDS encoding transposase domain-containing protein, producing MSLNIQSPERFNAIETAIPVASIEQAIAKTEVEEERNRSLPAQIVVGLIIAMSLSPLKLDARCTKAIRFS from the coding sequence GTGTCTCTAAATATACAAAGTCCGGAGAGATTCAACGCAATAGAGACAGCTATACCAGTAGCGTCAATCGAACAGGCAATAGCGAAAACCGAAGTCGAAGAGGAACGCAATCGCTCATTACCAGCACAAATAGTAGTTGGTTTGATAATAGCAATGAGCCTGTCGCCCTTGAAATTAGATGCGAGATGTACTAAAGCAATACGGTTCAGTTAG
- a CDS encoding response regulator transcription factor: MPRILVIDDDPAISELVAVNLEMAGYDVSQAEDGIKGQALALQLQPDLIMLDLMLPRVDGFTVCQRLRRDERTAEIPVLMLTALSQTQDKVEGFNAGADDYLTKPFEVEEMLARVRALLRRTDRIPQAAKHSEILNYGPLTLVPERFEAIWFSQTVKLTHLEFELLHCLLQRHGQTVSPSEILREVWGYDPDDDIETIRVHIRHLRTKLEPDPRHPRYIKTVYGAGYCLELPSLPQQAEGASTISGVE, encoded by the coding sequence ATGCCGAGGATTCTTGTCATAGACGATGACCCTGCAATTTCAGAACTCGTTGCCGTTAACCTAGAAATGGCTGGTTACGATGTCAGCCAAGCTGAAGACGGCATCAAAGGTCAGGCGCTAGCTCTCCAGCTACAGCCAGATTTGATTATGCTAGACCTGATGCTGCCAAGGGTAGATGGATTTACCGTTTGTCAACGCCTGCGTCGGGATGAGCGCACTGCGGAGATTCCCGTGTTGATGTTAACGGCTTTAAGCCAAACTCAGGACAAAGTGGAAGGCTTTAACGCTGGCGCAGATGATTACCTCACCAAACCCTTTGAAGTTGAAGAAATGTTGGCACGGGTGCGGGCGCTGTTGCGACGTACCGACCGCATTCCTCAAGCTGCAAAGCACAGTGAAATTCTCAATTACGGACCGCTTACCCTGGTTCCAGAACGCTTTGAGGCGATATGGTTCAGTCAAACAGTGAAACTGACTCACTTGGAGTTTGAGCTACTGCACTGCTTACTCCAACGCCATGGTCAGACTGTTTCCCCGAGTGAAATTCTTAGGGAAGTCTGGGGCTACGATCCAGATGATGATATAGAAACCATTCGCGTACACATTCGTCACTTGAGAACCAAACTAGAACCTGACCCGCGCCATCCCCGCTATATCAAAACGGTATATGGTGCGGGTTACTGCTTGGAGTTGCCCAGTCTGCCTCAACAGGCTGAAGGTGCTTCGACAATATCGGGAGTTGAATAA
- a CDS encoding YheT family hydrolase: MCDSSYSPPWFLQNGLVLTVYTARWGTLHWERTINNPEPPYEEKIFIGAQGVPIFGYVAIPENAHGTIVGTYGITGDLDNQWYLRLLGRKAYAQGYAVVLFDWRGHGKTAQLSPTLTSDGLYEGEDFVRIAASAKAMGCPGKFWFTGYSLGGQLALWAVKAAVELTKQDENLGLEDTDIGGAAVICPSLESRRSLSYLVKHPVGKYLERAIARQLKKLAWQIHDAHPGSVDPEAIERANSIWGFDEELVIGRLGFPTVEAYYDATSALPLLPHLAKPTLIIYAEDDPLFDPTLIPELQAACANNPAIDLLLTRYGGHVGYISSKACQRQAKDPDPWWAWNRILEWIGQQGKSINKLR, translated from the coding sequence ATGTGTGACTCCTCTTACAGTCCACCGTGGTTTTTACAAAACGGTCTTGTCCTGACTGTCTACACCGCTCGGTGGGGTACTCTTCATTGGGAACGTACAATCAATAACCCAGAGCCGCCTTATGAAGAAAAAATTTTCATAGGTGCCCAAGGTGTACCTATTTTTGGATACGTAGCCATTCCTGAAAACGCTCATGGCACTATTGTGGGCACTTATGGCATTACAGGGGATTTGGATAACCAATGGTATTTAAGGCTGCTAGGGCGTAAAGCATATGCTCAAGGGTATGCTGTCGTACTCTTTGATTGGCGGGGTCACGGGAAGACAGCCCAGTTGTCGCCAACTTTAACAAGTGATGGATTGTACGAGGGAGAGGATTTTGTTCGCATTGCGGCAAGTGCCAAAGCAATGGGATGTCCAGGAAAATTTTGGTTTACAGGCTACTCTTTAGGGGGGCAATTAGCTCTATGGGCAGTGAAAGCTGCTGTAGAACTAACAAAACAGGATGAGAATTTAGGGCTAGAAGACACTGACATTGGCGGTGCCGCAGTTATTTGTCCAAGTCTAGAGTCTCGGCGATCGCTGTCTTATCTAGTCAAACACCCTGTGGGAAAATATCTTGAGAGGGCGATCGCACGGCAGTTGAAAAAACTCGCGTGGCAAATTCATGATGCTCATCCTGGATCTGTTGACCCTGAAGCGATTGAAAGAGCTAATAGTATCTGGGGTTTTGATGAAGAACTGGTGATTGGGCGATTAGGTTTCCCCACAGTGGAAGCTTACTACGACGCAACTAGTGCTTTGCCCCTGCTGCCACATCTAGCAAAACCGACTTTGATTATATACGCTGAAGATGATCCTTTGTTTGATCCAACGCTCATACCTGAGTTACAAGCTGCTTGTGCTAATAACCCAGCCATAGATTTGTTACTGACTCGTTATGGTGGTCATGTCGGCTATATCAGTAGTAAAGCGTGCCAGCGCCAAGCAAAAGACCCTGATCCTTGGTGGGCGTGGAATCGTATTTTAGAGTGGATAGGTCAGCAGGGCAAGAGTATTAACAAACTTCGCTGA